The sequence cgcaaaatgttcaaggacacttgccttctccgatgaGTTGCTCGAAATCTCCGAAGTCTTGATCCTGAATGTTCTCGAACGCTTCCggaacaaactcctctacaagcGAACAAACAAGCACCACTAAGAACAGACACTAAGCAAAGCAAACACATAAAACAAACACTGGAGCAAGCTAGGGCACACTTTCAGGAAGATTTGAGCGCAAGAACTGCCCAAATCGGAGCAACAAAGCGAAAACTACAGCCAAACAAAATTCTAAACGACTAGAAATggcaaaaactattttttggaattaaacctaatttttaaaaggcctaaaacatttatttaaaattttgtagaattattttatagcatagaAATGATTAAACAATGttatgaaatttatttgcatttttctggaaataaactaatttttatatgcataaaaacaaatttaaagcatttattttatcaaagcattcatttttaaacattatcataattaatatatattttctaaactattttttcaaacaaaaacaTTATTCTATCcctaaaactattttttcagaattaaacagaattgaaaacctattaaaaacatattaaaaaattatataaagcattttctattttctggaATGTTCCtaataaagaaaacctattttcgaaATATTAGAATTATCGTGAATTAATTTTCTAAAGGAAAATcgagtttattgcacaatcgcTGACGTCATCGCTGACCGGGTTGTTGACTCGGCTTAGAAGCGCTGACTGGACTAGCCACGTCGGACACGGATGCACACGTGGCTGCTGACTATGCTAGGCAGACTTGGCGTGAGACTCATTAAATCCTACACGCACGATTTCAATCGGACGACCGAGATCATTCAACGCGAAGGGGTAAGCTACTTCTAATCATAGCCGATCATCGATGATTGAACGGCAGAGGGGGCGCTTACCTCTTCTCCAGCGATTCGACGACGACAGAGACGACTCGGGGTGACGGAGGATGGCCGGAGACGACGGAGATGAtgctgaggtggtcggacgacGTCGACGAGCGGTGGAAGAGGAAGCAGAGGTTGCAGCAACTCTGTTTGATGGCTTGTCGGGCTTCAGGGAAGACTGGGGAGGCTTGGCGACAGCGGGGCTTCAACGGCGAGCTTTGGTGGCCTATGGAGCTTCGTGCGGTGTTCGGAGCTCGACGGCGAACGGTTGTGGGCGACGAAATGCGGTTGTTGAACACGGGTGCGCACTCGGACGGCGCCGGGGAGGCTTGGAGCAGCACAACATCGGTGAGGTGGCTAGGCGGAGGTTCGGTGACGACGCGGAAGCTCACGGTTGGAGGAAACTCAAAGAAACTTGGGGCTTTGGGCGCGATAAGGTGCAAGGAAACTCGGCCAAGGGGGTGAATCGAAGATTTATAGGGGGAGGAGGGTGAATTGAATCAAATAGTAGAGTCTTGACGCGGCGGCGAAAAATACGGCTCGGTTTCCTTTTCTCCCGTCGATTTCCTTCGCCACAATGATCTTGTTTTGATGGAGGGTCGATGGTTTCCTTTTGGTAGCATTACTCGGCAATGAATCGGCTTGATTGTACGCGGGCTCAGCGGGATTGAAACGGGCGTGTGCCAGAGGAGGAAAGAGCAGTGGGGGAAGAGGATGGAGTTGACGGATGGATCCCACACAACAGAGAGgcagagagaaggagagatagGAGGGAAGGGGAAGATCGGGCATGACACCTTGTCTCACCCCTTTAAAGCTTTTAATTTAAAGTAAGGACAAATCTGATTGTTAAGAATGACACTAAGAGTACCATCACACATTTAGAGCTAAAACCTTTAAAATCCAGACATTGAAAAATGAATTCTCAGCTTATTTTATCATAAGCTTTTTCAAGTCAAGTTTCAGGATAATCCCagtttgcttcttcctcttacTTTCatgaagtatttcatgaaggGACAAAATCCCATACGTaatgttttctatttttgataAACACATTTTGACATGTGCTTACGAGCTTGTCCATAAAAGGCTCTACTCTAATGGTCAAAACTTTAGTGATCCACTTATAGACACAATTCAGTAAACATATGGGTCTGAATTGTTGAATCTTCACAGCATCAGAAGTTTTGGGTAAGAGCGATTACACCATAGTTAAACCTACTTACACTAAGAGTCCCCTCAAAGTATGCATGAAACAGGTTAAGAGTGTCCTGTTTCACAATATCCtagcaaaatttaaaaaactcaGCAGGAAACCCATTAGGGACTGCAGCTTTATTATTTTCCATCTCAGAtaaggctttttttttttatctttgattCAGTAAAAGGGGTATCAAGAACCTCATTATTCAAACCATTAAGCTTTTCCTGATCAATCCACAGCTGGGGCTCAAGAGAAAGGACAAAATTAGAGGAATCACCAAACAACTTCTTATAATAACTAGTTGCATGTTGTAATAAAGCCTCATCACCATTGAAGAGATAGCAGATTagtgtttttcctttttctaccACTAGCAATTTTGTGGAAGTCCTTATTGCCCCCCTTAAGCAACCAGATAACATGGGAGCATCTAAACCAAAACAATTCATCCTAAAAAATAAGCTTCTGCAACTCAGCgataatatttgatttttttgaggGCCTGACAACTGTCAAGAAGCCCATCTTCCATCTTCCTCTAATCTTTCCAGAGTGGTAAGTTCCTCTCTTAAAACAATCTTTCTTTTCTTAATCTGTCCAGCCAGATTACACCCCAACCTTTGAGTTTTGCCAGGAAGACATCTAAGATGTTCCTTCCAGAAACATCTTCAGACCAAATTTTATTAACTTCATCCACAAAGGATTCCTGGTTCAACCAAGAAAGCTCAAACCTGAATTTAGGTGCAACATGTTAGTGTAATCCCTGTgtgtaggttttttttttctgccgGTTACTGTAGAATCAGCATCCTTGTTTGTAACAGTATGGCGGTTACTGTAGCGACAATATGCCAGTTGCTACAGCTACAGTAGGCCACTTCTGTGCATATGTATATGGCTGACCCCCCTAGAGTATGATTTAGATGCTTTCTAAATACATCAAAAGTTGTTAGCAGCGACAAAATTCTTGTGTTCAGTGTGTGCTCGCGTGTGTTCTTATAATGTTACAACACCTATTGTATGATCGATTTCAAcacttggtatcagagctagggttAATCAATCCCAAAGATGTCAACTCCTACGAGTGGTGTGGCTTTGAGTCCCCGGAGGCACTTCAACCGCCGCAGCTCCCCATCGCCACCGCCACGATGATTGCGACATCGAGATGTCGGTGGACGCGATGCGGTCGTCCAACGTGTGGTCAAGGAGGTTGGTGGCGCGTCGTACCCAATCCTCACATGGAACAACTACGCCAATTGGAGCCTGCTCATGAAGGTCATGCTGCAAGCTCGCGACCTTTGAGACGCAGTGGAGTTTGACGATGCGGATTTCCAGGAAGACGACATGGCGGTGGAGGCCATCCTCCACGCCGTGTCCCAAGAGATGATATGCACACTCGCTGTCAAAATGAGCGCCAATTAGGCTTAGGACGCCTTCAAATCGATGCGTGTCGGCGACAATCGTGCCCGCAAGGTCTCGACGCAATAGCTACGGAAGGAATTCGAGGTAATTTCGTTCCGTTACGAGGAGACGATCGACGATTTCGCAATGCGTCTCTCCGGCCTCATCACCAACCTCGCCACGCTCAGAGAAAGGATGGAAGAACAGAAGGTGGTAGAAAAATATCTGCGAGTAGTTCCTAAGAGATTTTCGTAGATTGCTTTGTCCATTGAGACTCTTCTTGATCTCTCGACGCTCACGTTGGAGAAAGTGACTGGGAGGCTTAAGGCGGTGGAGAATCGTCTCGATCCGGTAGAATCCCCTGCCGTCGGCGAAAAGCTCCTTACCGACAAGCAATGGCTCGCACGCATGAAGGAGCGGAAGCAAGGTGAAGGGTCCTCGTGTAGCTGCAATGCTCGTCACTATGCGCGCGCATTGCAGGAGAACAGGGGAGGCGACGACTTTGATGGCAAGGAGGCTGCGCGCGATCTCTCCCACGGCAAGTGCTGCAATTATAGCCGCTGTGGCCACTGGGCCAAGCACTGTCGATCACCTAAGGAGCAGGCTTATTTGGCTCGGGGCTATGAGAAAGAAGACGAGCTTGTGCTCCTGATGGCGCAGGTGTGCACTCGTAGTGATGCGCAGGAGCCACCGTCAAGCCACGTCCACCTCGACGAGCCACACGCACTAGTCCACCTTGGTGCCAGTGACGACGGCGACCACCTGGAGGGCTGGTACTTCAACACAGGCGTTACCAACCACGTAACGAGTCGCCACGATGACTTCGCCACGATCGAGGTGTGGTGGGCTTCGTCCGTTTTGGAGATGGCTTGGTGGTCGACATCCGCGGCTGTGGTACCATCCTGTTCACCGGGAAGAACGGATAACACAAGGCGCTTTCCGGTGTCTACTTCATCCCACAGCTGAAGAACATCATCATTAGCGTGGGCCAGTTCGACGAGGGTGGCTCCAAGGTGCTGATCGAGGATGACATCCTGTGGATCTAGGGCCGTTAGTGCTGCCGCCTCGCCAAAGTTCGTCATGGGCGCAACCAGGCTGTACATCTTGCGGTTCGACATTGTCTATCCCATCTGTCTTGCGGTGTGCCACAACGAGAACGCCTGGTAGTGGCACGCGCGCTACAGCCACATAGGCTTTGACGCACTATGGCGGCTGGCGTGCCATGAGTTGGTGCGAGGCCTGCCGCAACTAGAGCATGTCGAGCAACTATGCGACACGTGCGTCACCGCCGTGCTCCGTTCCCGTCACAAGCCAAGTATCGGGCGAAAGAGCGCCTCGACCTTGTCCATGGAGATCTTTGCGGTCTCATCATGTCGGTGACACTAAGTGGACATCGCTTCTTCCTATTGATGGTGACGACGCCAGCCGCTATATGTGGCTAACGCTCTTGGCTGCGAAGAGCGATGCAACAGTGGCGATCCaagcggaggcggaggtggagagcGGTCGGAAGCTTCGTGTCCTTCGCACCAACAACGGTGGCAAATTCACGTCCATTGAATTCACGCGTCACTGCGTGGATCGTGGCGTCCAGCGAGACTTCTCCACGCCATACAGCCCACAGCAGTACGGCATGGTGGAGATGCGCAATAAGTTGATTGTCACGACGATACGCACGCTCCTGAAACAGAGGGGCATGCCGGCTGATTTTTGGGGAGATGCGGCGAGCATCACCGTCTTCCTGCTCAATCACGCACCGACAAAGAGCCTGGATGGCATGACGTTGTTCAAGGCATGGCACGGCCAGAAGCTGGCAGTGAACTTGTGCACCTTCGGCTGTCTGGCGTACGTCAAGGAGGCGCGGCCACATCTGCGGAAGCTTGATGACAGGAGCACGTCTTGTGTCTTCATCGGCTACGAGCGTGGCGCGAAGACATACCGTCTCTACAACTCGAGCACCAAGCGCTTCCACATGTCGCTTAATGTGATCTTCGACGAGGATGCCGGATGGAGCTAGGAGGCGGATGCAGTAGGGAGCGTGGCTCTGTCGAGCGACTTCGCAGTGGAGTTCATGGTAAGTCAAGTCCATCTCCCGGCGGCTAACGGGTCCACCTCAGTCGGAGGAGGAACACCGGTAGATCTCTAGGGTTGGTCTGTTGCTGCAGATCTGGCCAGGGAACATCAGAGGTAGGTTCCTGCCAAGATCCTCCCCAACCACCTCGACTAAAACCACCACAAGCAGGAGTCCGACCAGCCCCACAACCATGACGACCAGATCCAAACCCCTCGCGCTATGGAGCCCCCAACCTTGGCGACGCATCATGATAATCGGAGCAATCGAACGAATCGGAGAAGAGGAAACGACCTAGGAGAACGTTCTCGTATCTTTGGTCACAGATCCTTTCTAATTCAACAAAGATGGGGTGGAAATGGGGGATCTAGCAGGGCGGAGATGGTGAAGCAAGCGGCGCAATGTGACATTGGGTGGAAGAGGGGCAACATGAGGGGCACCATGGAAAAAACCTGGAACTGCTCAATCGTGAAATCCCAAACCTACCCTCACGGAGCATGGAACTTTTGGCCCCGCTCCTGAGCCATGACCCCATTGCGTAGTTTCACCATGATTCGTAACGTGCGATGGAGAAAATCTTGGCAGCGCATGGTCGAGGATGCCCTGGACAATTTGAGACTTCACCCGGGCGATCTCGCATGTGAGGGAACCTCGAAACCTCAAATGAGAAATGGAGATGGATTCCTCCTTTGGAACCCAGTGGGCAACTCTTGTGACTCACCGCTGGAGGAGCCCTAAGTGGGCTTGGTTTGGTTGTTGAAAACATTTCACAAAGATGTTAGGAATAAGGATTAGAAACTCAAACGATTTAATATAGAGTTTTCAGCTCACCTCATTTCCATTCTAAACAAATCAGGTATTTTTTAAACTTACAAGTATTCCCGAGTTTGAAGCCTGAACTGAAACAAATCTTGCTATGTCAGGAAACTAGGAAAAGTATCATCCCTGTAACCCTGTATGAATGAATTATTTGTGAATTAAGTGGCAAACCATGTCATGCTATCAGCCCATTGCAGTTAATTGTGAATTCGTGGCCATTAGCCATGTCTGGTTACGGAAAAACCTGTCATTCATTCCAGTGAATAGTAATGAAATTGAAAGACAATTGTTTTCCAACAAACCTTGTTAGAAGGGGCTTTTTTGTTTGTTGGCACTCCTTGTTCATGGCCAAACTAAAGTACTACCTGAAAGGGTGTGTCAGACGAGGGTTTATTGCCAACATGGACAGTAATTCAGCAAATGTTGATAATACAAGGTACCTAGCCTGTTTCAGCAGTGTTACCGGGATGCGCATGTCTGAAACTTTTTTGTTGTGTCGACACGTACCTGTGTGTCGACTCGTGGACGATGCAGTGCGACACGCATCTGACGCGTTGTGGCTGTGTCCAAGGCTACTAACAGCCCAGAGCCCATAACAACGGTGGTAGGGGAGAGGAaatggtgggggggggggtgggtggGGAGGGGGGGTTCGGGGGCGAGGAGAGGACGAGGCAGGGGAGAGGAGGCGACGGCGGACCTGCAACATCGGAGAAGCCACGCCAAGCACGTCGTCGCGCATGTCGCCTATCTCCTTTCACCGGCCAGCCGCATTGTCACTATGCTAGATCCGAGCTATCGCCACCTAGATCCAAGCCATTGCCGCCCAATTTTGCCACCGCCTTCCCCTCCCTGCTCCCGCTTCGGTAGGTAGTCGCTGCCGCAAACCCTAACACCGCTGCCGTCGCCTCCTGACGTGAGCACGAgcgagagcaagagagagagatagaaacCGTGAGGTCGTGAGAGAGACAAGTGAGTGGAGAGTGGGCCAAGGAAGAGAAGGGAAAGGGAGCAGGTTGGCCCACCTGGCCGACATGCCACTATATCAGTTTGCCCgatagagaggggggggggggaggggggctcCAAGAGAAGAGAGTTGGATAACGACACCGGTGTCCAAGTCCCGGTAACACTGAGGTGCAGCAATTATATTCATCTTCCTACTGTACTATTTTTACAGTTTATCAGAACAACTGCACCATCTTAACATGAAAAAGGCTACATATGTCAACTTAAAACATCTTACTGGATGAGAGAATGTTTATCACATGGATGTAGTAGAAGTGTAAGACATGAGATTAAAATGCCCTTCTTGTCATTCTGTTGTGTCCCCATCGAGCTTTTTCAATCTATTTATGTCTGATGCGTGCATTCAGATTTCTGAATTTATCCAAAAGTGTGTAGTATTTTTCTCCTTAAGAttagaacccccccccccccccccaaaaaaaaatttgatttcTGCTCCTAATCGGTTTGATCAAAATATCTCCAGGTTAGGTATCCAGACCGTATTACTCTAATACGAGGAAACCATGAGAGCAGGCAGATCACACAGGTGTGGGTCACTTTTAGCTGGATATTCTATTCCGCTGTCATGAAAGAGTATccgtcttttttttctctctctccttttttgctCATACATTTGTTGCAGGTTTATGGATTCTATGATGAGTGCCTTCGCAAATACGGCTCAGTTAATGTCTGGAGATATTGCACAGATATATTCGACTATTTAAGGCAATCTTCTTTTGATACTTCTTTAACGATACCATCCTTGTTTTTTTAGGTATATGGGATCTGATGTCAGCTCTATTTGTTCTTTTCAGTTTGTCAGCACTCATCGAAAACAAAATCTTTAGTGTCCATGGAGGCCTTTCTCCTGCTATTACAACACTGGATCAGGCAAATTATTCTTATATTGTTATTTTTGTAGTCCGTATGTCTCATTTCTATTAATACTTTCACCTTGTTCTCTAACAGATAAGAGTAATAGATCGCAAGCAAGAAGTACCTCATGATGGGGCCATGTGTGACCTTCTATGGTCTGATCCAGAGGATGCTGTAGATGGTTGGGGATTAAGTCCTCGAGGTGCAGGATTCCTCTTTGGTGGAAATGTAGTTGCATCATTTAACCACTCAAACAACATAGATTATATTTGCCGTGCGCATCAACTTGTCATGGAAGGGTACAAATGGATGTTCAATAACAAGATTGTAACTGTATGGTCTGCTCCTAATTACTGCTACAGGTACTTTAATATTCAAATGGTCTACTAGTTTTCTTTTGAATTTAATAGTGAATTCTTTAAATTTAGCTGTTCACAAAACTCGGCCTGATGGTTTGTTCATAAACTATATTACGGTATTAGTTAGAGTCAGTTGGAAAATAGATTAGTGTTGGATTCTGAGGGTGGGGGAGGGCCTGTGGGGGCATATATTTTCTGTATAAGATTTGGTGACATAAACTGCTAGACATTCACCCACTAATTAAATCTGTTAATTCCTctaaaaagataaatatattaatttCTCAAGCTTCAGCTGTTGGGGTCTTGTTTTATTGTTATAGTTATGCTCATGCTTCTCTGTAAACTTTGTATGGTGATGACAGTTATTGAAAATTCTGTCGTCTGGTCAGTGGTTTCAGAAGATGCTGTACGTACCTGTAGTACCTGCAGAACTTTACTAGTTCTACTGCAGTTTTTTCTAGTAGCTtctatgcccaatatgtatacAATTGTTGCAAAGATTAGGACTTTGGAGGTTGTTTGGGCCTAGACGTCTGTTTCGATGGGGGGCTTGAATCCAAATCCCTAGGATTCAGTTTGCAATTTGAACTAGATCCAAAAAGAAGTCCTAGAGCAATCCTACTCATCCAAACTTCACCTTGAGGGCTGTTTGTTACTGAatctgtttttttatttttattccaATGTCTTCCTTCTCAGCGTGGGATGATGTATAAATAGCTACTTTTGTATCGACCTCACAGACTTCTTACCTCTACAAACAATTTTCTACTTGCAGGTGTGGCAATGTTGCTGCAATCCTAGAGCTGGATGAGAACCTAACTAAGCAGTTCCGCGTATTTGAAGCTGCTCCACATGTTTGTGCTCTCCACCTTTGTAATACGTTATACCTCTATTGAACGTCAGATTCTTAAGCATCTAATTTGTCTATATGTGCCTTTAGGAATCAAGAGGTATTCCTTCTAAGAGGCCAGCACCAGATTACTTTCTGTGATGCTGTACATTCTACACGTGAGCTTGCTGCCTATCTCTGCTTTCAAGCACTGGCAGACAAGTCGTGTGGATATTCCATGCCAAAGAAGAGGTCAGGCCTTTCAAGAGTCTTGCCAGGAGGTGCTTTCAGGATGTATAAATCAAGTGTTATGTTCTCCTTTCAGGTCTATGATTTGTAAGAACGTTGATGTTGGCATCCAGTTCTTCACAGAATAGCTCCCATTTGAGCTCGAGAAACATGCCTCGTGATGGGATTTCATGGGTGTGCATTAGTACATGGTGTAAAATTTTGTTGCAGTCGCTTCATCCCTAAGAAAACCCATTTCTAGAATCCGGCTTGATTTGCAAATGGTGTGCCTGGGTTTCTGTTGTGCTGCAAGTGTAGGAAATTTTGTCGCTGACATTTGCGCAAACCATTCGGAGTAAAGCATATTGGTCAAGGTACCATTTGCTAGTAGTACTAACTTGCCTGAAATATCCGCATGTAACGGTTGTAATGTAACTTACACTGGCAGTTTATCTAATGTCTACTCAGTAACTTTTCTAACTACAATTTGATGCTGTGTTGTGCCTTTGTTGGTTCTTGTGCAATGTATATAACTACAATTTTATCGCACTTTGTATGTTTATAGAAA is a genomic window of Phragmites australis chromosome 17, lpPhrAust1.1, whole genome shotgun sequence containing:
- the LOC133896771 gene encoding serine/threonine-protein phosphatase PP-X isozyme 2; amino-acid sequence: MGASDLDRQIEQLKRCEPLAEAEVKALCLKAMEILVEESNVQRVDAPVTICGDIHGQFYDMKELFKVGGDCPKTNYLFLGDFVDRGFYSVETFLLLLALKVRYPDRITLIRGNHESRQITQVYGFYDECLRKYGSVNVWRYCTDIFDYLSLSALIENKIFSVHGGLSPAITTLDQIRVIDRKQEVPHDGAMCDLLWSDPEDAVDGWGLSPRGAGFLFGGNVVASFNHSNNIDYICRAHQLVMEGYKWMFNNKIVTVWSAPNYCYRCGNVAAILELDENLTKQFRVFEAAPHESRGIPSKRPAPDYFL